The following DNA comes from Henckelia pumila isolate YLH828 unplaced genomic scaffold, ASM3356847v2 CTG_461:::fragment_3, whole genome shotgun sequence.
TGCTCCAAATTTGAGatatatattttacttaatGATTGATTGCTTAATTCTTGAAATTGCATGCAGTATATTTTGGAAAAAATGGCTTATCCCAGAGAGCACGAACAACTCAAAGAAATAAGGATGGCAACTGTCGACAAATACGATTTCAAGTAAGATTTTTATGATCATGTCTTTTTcgactaaatatatatatatgattcgAAAAAATGGAAACGAAATCTAATAATCACTCGCTTTTATTTGAATAACTTGCTAGGAGCATGATGAATGTACCTGCCGACGAGGGATTGTTTATATCTATGTTGTTGAAGATTATGAATGCAAAAAAGACCATCGAACTCGGAGTTTTCACCGGCTACTCGCTTCTATCGACTGCTCTAGCCCTCCCCGACGATGGAAAAGTACGTAAAATTCATCGATTTATATATATGGTTTttgttatgatgatatatgaAATTATATTATAGAAAAGttactaatatatattttttttctttttagatTGTAGCAATTGATCCAGATAGGGAAGCATTCGAGACTGGATTGCCATTCATCCAAAAGGCAAATGTGGCGCACAAGATTCAGTTCATTCAATCTGATGCCAATATTGTTCTCAAGGAATTTGTAGaaaatgtaaaaattaaattacaccTAGCTAGCTACATATTCATATATAAACATGTTGACTTTGAATTATAAAACATAACTAAttaagtatatatattaatttgcaGGGTGAAAGTGGAACCTTTGACTTTGCATTTGTGGATGCTGATAAAGATAATTACATAAACTACCATGAGAAATTACTGGACTTGGTGAAAGTTGGAGGAATCATAGCCTACGACAACACGCTGTGGGGCGGAACCGTTGCGATCTCGGATGAAGATGAGATGGAGCATTATTTGAGGGTTTGGAGACAAGCAGTCATAGATTTCAATGAGTTCTTGGCTAAGGATTCTCGTATTGAATTGGCTCTTCTTTCTGTTGGAGATGGCCTCACCCTTTGCAAGCGTCTCAAATAGGGACCAAACTATTCTTTATTTAGGGGCAAAAAAAGAAAAGGATTGTGCAATAtatgttaattattttatatcctTTTATTTCTTTAATTATAATGTTCATGTTGTATTCTCGTTTcagtttatgattttttttctggAACTTGTTTCAATCGTGATTCAATAAACGATATGGAAatgaattattatattttaccAATACCAATACATATGTGTGATTGGATTTCTATTTTATACGCTTTTGCTtttgctcttttttttttttttgtggacATGTCAATTTTAATTTATGCTTTTTTTTTGGGTAACATTTCTCGCACGATTTTAT
Coding sequences within:
- the LOC140871781 gene encoding flavonoid 3',5'-methyltransferase-like is translated as MKEKFTGTILQSHALSMYILEKMAYPREHEQLKEIRMATVDKYDFKSMMNVPADEGLFISMLLKIMNAKKTIELGVFTGYSLLSTALALPDDGKIVAIDPDREAFETGLPFIQKANVAHKIQFIQSDANIVLKEFVENGESGTFDFAFVDADKDNYINYHEKLLDLVKVGGIIAYDNTLWGGTVAISDEDEMEHYLRVWRQAVIDFNEFLAKDSRIELALLSVGDGLTLCKRLK